From one Streptomyces sp. NBC_01478 genomic stretch:
- a CDS encoding phytanoyl-CoA dioxygenase family protein, with the protein MDDAMVERFLEDGFVRIEGAFPPRVAEHCARLLWRETGYDPDDPSTWKDPVVWVSDMPQGPFAASVNSPALHEAFDLLVGAGRWQSRYSVGSFPLRFPHATEPDDAGWHIEGSYAAEGAENEWPYTNLRSRGRALLMLMLYTEVTEENAPTRIRVGSHLDVPRVLEPYGEQGATSLTLGPKVAEASAGRPLAYATGQPGDVYLCHPFLVHAAQPHHGGRPRFMGQPPLLPAVPYELERSDGDYSAVEFAIRRGLAGEG; encoded by the coding sequence ATGGACGACGCGATGGTGGAACGCTTTCTCGAAGACGGGTTCGTGAGGATCGAGGGGGCCTTCCCACCGCGGGTCGCCGAGCACTGCGCTCGGCTGCTGTGGCGGGAGACGGGCTACGACCCCGACGATCCCAGCACCTGGAAGGACCCCGTGGTGTGGGTGAGCGACATGCCCCAGGGACCGTTCGCCGCCTCGGTCAACTCCCCTGCCCTGCATGAGGCGTTCGACCTGTTGGTGGGCGCCGGCCGCTGGCAGTCCCGGTATTCGGTGGGCAGCTTTCCGCTGCGCTTCCCGCACGCGACGGAACCGGACGACGCCGGCTGGCACATCGAGGGCAGCTATGCGGCGGAGGGCGCGGAGAACGAGTGGCCGTACACGAACCTGCGCTCACGCGGCCGGGCGCTGCTGATGCTGATGCTCTACACCGAGGTCACCGAGGAGAACGCGCCGACGCGGATCCGGGTCGGCTCCCACCTCGACGTGCCCCGCGTCCTCGAACCGTACGGCGAGCAGGGCGCCACCTCACTGACGCTCGGCCCGAAGGTCGCCGAGGCGTCCGCCGGGCGCCCACTCGCGTACGCCACCGGTCAGCCCGGTGACGTCTACCTCTGCCACCCCTTCCTGGTCCACGCGGCCCAGCCCCACCACGGCGGCCGCCCCCGCTTCATGGGGCAGCCGCCGCTGCTTCCGGCAGTGCCCTATGAGCTGGAGCGGTCGGACGGCGACTATTCGGCGGTGGAGTTCGCGATCCGCCGGGGACTGGCCGGGGAGGGCTGA
- a CDS encoding cellulose binding domain-containing protein: MRRTRILTAVLALAAGLLAGSPSALAASAPKATALAADTYTWHNARIDGGGFVPGIVFNRKEKNLAYARTDIGGAYRWQESTKTWTPLLDSVGWDEWGHTGVVSLASDSVDPNKVYAAVGTYTNSWDPTNGAVLRSGDRGASWQKTDLPFKLGGNMPGRGMGERLAVDPNKDSVLYLGAPSGKGLWRSTDSGVTWSQVTNFPNVGNYVQDPTDTSGYANDNQGIVWVTFDESTGTSGSATKTIYVGVADQANAVYRSTDAGATWSRVAGQPTGYLAHKGVLDAVNGYLYIAYSDKGGPYDGGKGQVWRYTTATGTWTNISPVAEADTYYGFSGLTVDRQHPGTVMATAYSSWWPDTQIFRSTDSGGTWTKAWDYTSYPNRSNRYTIDVSSSPWLTFGANPSPPEQAPKLGWMTESLEIDPFNSNRMMYGTGATLYGTENLTNWDSGGQFTVKPMVQGLEETAVNDLAAPPSGGAQLLSALGDIGGFRHTDLTKVPSMMFTSPNFTTTTSLDFAETNPNTVVRVGDLDSGPHIAFSTDNGANWFAGTDPSGVSGGGTVAAAADGGRFVWSPAGAGVQYTTGFGSSWSASGGIPAGAIVESDRVDAKTFYGFKSGKFYVSSDGGATFAASAAAGLPSGDSGRFKALPGTKGDVWLAGGASDGAYGLWHSTDGGASFTRLANVDQADTIGFGKAATGATYQTLYTSAKIGGVRGIFRSTDKGVSWTRINDGAHQWGWTGAAITGDPRVYGRVYVSTNGRGVVYGDSSDAGGGGGGGGTDPTPPTGACTVTYRITNQWTGGFQADVQVTNTGSTAWNGWALGWSFADGQQIGQLWNADWTQSGAAVTAKNVSWNGTVAAGSSVGFGFTGSWSGVNTKPASFKVGDQACAVS; encoded by the coding sequence GTGCGAAGAACCCGAATCCTCACCGCCGTACTGGCCCTCGCGGCCGGTCTGTTGGCGGGCAGTCCGTCCGCTCTTGCCGCGAGTGCGCCGAAGGCGACGGCGCTCGCGGCCGACACCTACACCTGGCACAACGCCCGGATCGACGGTGGCGGGTTCGTGCCCGGCATCGTCTTCAACCGGAAGGAGAAGAACCTCGCCTACGCCCGGACCGACATCGGCGGCGCCTACCGGTGGCAGGAGTCGACGAAGACATGGACGCCGTTGCTGGACTCGGTCGGGTGGGACGAGTGGGGGCACACCGGTGTGGTGAGTCTCGCGTCCGACTCGGTCGATCCGAACAAGGTGTACGCGGCTGTCGGTACGTACACGAACAGTTGGGATCCCACGAACGGCGCCGTGCTCAGGTCCGGTGACCGGGGCGCGAGTTGGCAGAAGACCGATCTGCCGTTCAAGCTCGGCGGGAACATGCCGGGGCGCGGTATGGGCGAGCGGCTGGCCGTCGATCCGAACAAGGACAGCGTGCTGTATCTGGGCGCGCCCAGCGGCAAGGGGCTGTGGCGGTCCACGGACTCCGGGGTCACCTGGTCGCAGGTGACGAACTTCCCCAACGTCGGCAACTACGTACAGGATCCGACCGACACGAGCGGCTACGCCAACGACAACCAGGGCATCGTGTGGGTCACCTTCGACGAGTCGACGGGGACGTCCGGCAGCGCGACGAAGACGATCTATGTCGGTGTCGCCGACCAGGCCAACGCCGTGTACCGGTCGACGGACGCGGGGGCGACCTGGAGCCGGGTGGCCGGGCAGCCGACCGGGTATCTGGCGCACAAGGGTGTACTGGATGCGGTCAACGGTTATCTGTACATCGCATACAGCGACAAGGGCGGTCCGTACGACGGCGGCAAGGGGCAGGTGTGGCGGTACACGACCGCGACCGGCACCTGGACGAACATCAGCCCGGTCGCGGAGGCCGACACCTATTACGGCTTCAGCGGGCTGACCGTCGACCGGCAGCATCCCGGGACCGTGATGGCCACGGCGTACAGCTCCTGGTGGCCGGACACGCAGATCTTCCGCTCCACGGACAGCGGCGGCACCTGGACGAAGGCCTGGGACTACACGTCGTATCCCAACCGGTCGAACCGCTACACGATCGACGTGTCCTCCTCGCCCTGGCTGACCTTCGGGGCGAATCCGTCGCCGCCCGAACAGGCCCCGAAACTCGGCTGGATGACCGAGTCGCTGGAGATCGACCCGTTCAACTCGAACCGCATGATGTACGGCACGGGTGCGACGCTCTACGGCACGGAGAACCTGACGAACTGGGACAGCGGGGGCCAGTTCACCGTGAAGCCGATGGTGCAGGGGCTGGAGGAGACGGCTGTCAACGACCTCGCCGCTCCCCCGTCCGGCGGGGCCCAACTCCTCAGCGCGCTCGGTGACATCGGCGGTTTCCGGCACACGGACCTGACCAAGGTCCCCTCGATGATGTTCACTTCGCCGAACTTCACGACGACCACGAGCCTCGACTTCGCGGAGACCAACCCGAACACGGTGGTGCGCGTCGGCGATCTGGACTCGGGGCCGCACATCGCGTTCTCGACGGACAACGGCGCCAACTGGTTCGCGGGGACGGATCCTTCGGGGGTCAGCGGGGGCGGGACCGTCGCCGCGGCGGCCGACGGAGGCCGGTTCGTGTGGAGTCCGGCGGGTGCGGGTGTGCAGTACACGACGGGCTTCGGCTCGTCCTGGTCGGCGTCCGGCGGTATCCCGGCGGGTGCGATCGTCGAGTCGGACCGGGTCGACGCGAAGACCTTCTACGGCTTCAAGTCGGGGAAGTTCTACGTCAGTTCGGACGGCGGGGCGACCTTCGCGGCGTCGGCGGCGGCCGGGCTGCCCAGTGGTGACAGCGGGCGCTTCAAGGCGCTGCCCGGCACGAAGGGGGACGTCTGGCTGGCCGGCGGGGCGAGTGACGGGGCGTACGGGCTGTGGCACTCCACGGACGGCGGCGCCTCCTTCACCAGGCTCGCGAACGTCGACCAGGCCGACACCATCGGGTTCGGCAAGGCGGCGACCGGTGCCACGTACCAGACGCTCTACACCAGCGCGAAGATCGGCGGCGTACGCGGCATCTTCCGCTCGACCGACAAGGGCGTGAGCTGGACGCGGATCAACGACGGTGCCCACCAATGGGGTTGGACCGGTGCGGCGATCACCGGTGACCCGCGGGTGTACGGCCGGGTGTACGTGTCGACGAACGGGCGTGGGGTCGTCTACGGCGACTCCTCCGACGCCGGTGGGGGCGGGGGTGGCGGCGGTACCGATCCGACGCCGCCCACGGGCGCCTGCACGGTCACGTACCGGATCACCAACCAGTGGACTGGCGGCTTCCAGGCCGACGTACAAGTGACGAACACCGGCTCAACCGCCTGGAACGGCTGGGCACTTGGCTGGTCGTTCGCCGACGGGCAGCAGATCGGGCAATTGTGGAACGCCGACTGGACCCAGTCGGGTGCGGCGGTGACGGCGAAGAACGTGAGCTGGAACGGGACGGTGGCGGCGGGTTCGTCGGTGGGCTTCGGGTTCACGGGGAGCTGGTCGGGGGTGAATACGAAGCCGGCGTCGTTCAAGGTGGGTGACCAGGCCTGCGCGGTCTCCTGA
- a CDS encoding glycoside hydrolase family 48 protein — protein MHPRRRRRVTRRLWTAVVAALALPVSMLATGTTPAQAATVQCSVDYKTNDWGSGFTADLTLTNRGTDAINGWTLTYAYTGNQKLSNGWNGTWSQSGSAVTVTNASYNGTIAAGAAVSTGAQFGYSGTNTAPASFAINGTTCVGAHQPPITVLTSPAAGAIYTQGAAVPLAATAAAADNATISKVEFYDDTTLLGTDTSSPYSLSASGLSVGSHSLVAKAYDSLGASGASTPVGITVASGPAVVASPTQLGIQQGKSGTYAVSLSSQPSANVTVTTARASGNTGLSVTGGGTLTFTPSNWNTAQTVTLTADASGTGSASFESTATGFTKATVTVTELAAANTYDARFLDLYGKITNPANGYFSPQGVPYHSVETLIVEAPDQGHETTSEAYSYLLWLQAMYGKVTGDWSKFNGAWALMEKYMIPTHADQPTNSFYNASKPATYAPELDTPNEYPAKLDPSVPVGSDPIAGELKTAYGTDDVYGMHWLEDVDNTYGYGDTPGGGCEAGPTASGPSYINTFQRGAQESVWETVPQPTCDAFKYGGTNGYLDLFTGDSSYAKQWKYTDAPDADARAVQAAYWADVWAKEQGKGGDVSTTVGKAAKMGDYLRYAMYDKYFKKIGNCVGPSTCPAGTGKDASDYLLSWYYAWGGANDTSAGWAWRIGSSHVHGGYQNPLAAYALSSYADLKPKSTTGAADWGTSLSRQLEFYRWLQSSEGAIAGGATNSWQGRYASPPAGTSTFYGMYYDQQPVYHDPPSNQWFGFQAWSMERVAEYYQQTGNASAKAVLDKWVAWALSKTTINPDGTYLIPSTLQWSGQPDTWNASSPGANTGLHVTVADYTNDVGVAAAYAKTLTYYAAKSGSAAAKTTAKALLDGMWGNYQDSLGIAVPETRADYNRFDDSVYVPSGWSGTMPNGDAVNSASTFASLRSFYKNDPAWSKIQSYLAGGAAPVFTYHRFWAQADIALAMGSYAELLE, from the coding sequence ATGCACCCCAGAAGGAGACGCCGCGTGACGCGGCGACTGTGGACCGCTGTCGTGGCGGCCCTCGCGCTTCCCGTCTCGATGCTCGCGACGGGTACAACTCCCGCTCAGGCGGCGACAGTTCAGTGCAGCGTGGACTACAAGACGAACGACTGGGGCTCCGGCTTCACCGCGGATCTGACCCTCACCAACCGGGGTACGGACGCGATCAACGGCTGGACCCTGACCTACGCCTACACGGGCAACCAGAAGCTCAGCAACGGCTGGAACGGCACCTGGTCCCAGTCCGGCAGCGCGGTCACGGTGACGAACGCGTCGTACAACGGGACGATCGCCGCGGGCGCGGCCGTCTCGACCGGCGCGCAGTTCGGCTACAGCGGTACGAACACCGCCCCCGCCTCGTTCGCGATCAACGGCACCACCTGCGTCGGCGCCCATCAGCCGCCGATCACTGTGCTGACCAGCCCGGCTGCGGGCGCGATCTACACGCAGGGGGCCGCGGTCCCGCTCGCGGCGACCGCTGCGGCGGCCGACAACGCGACGATCAGCAAGGTCGAGTTCTACGACGACACCACGCTGCTCGGCACGGACACGAGCTCGCCGTACTCGCTCTCGGCTTCCGGTTTGTCCGTGGGCAGTCATTCGCTGGTGGCCAAGGCGTACGACAGCCTGGGCGCGTCCGGTGCGTCCACGCCGGTCGGCATCACGGTCGCCTCGGGACCCGCGGTGGTGGCCTCGCCGACCCAACTGGGCATCCAGCAGGGGAAGTCGGGCACCTACGCGGTGTCGCTGTCCTCGCAGCCGTCGGCGAACGTGACCGTGACGACCGCTCGCGCGAGCGGCAACACGGGGTTGTCGGTCACCGGCGGCGGAACGCTCACCTTCACGCCGTCGAACTGGAACACCGCGCAGACGGTGACCCTCACGGCCGACGCGTCCGGTACCGGTTCGGCGTCGTTCGAGTCGACGGCGACGGGCTTCACCAAGGCGACGGTCACGGTGACGGAGCTGGCGGCGGCGAACACGTACGACGCCCGCTTCCTGGATCTCTACGGGAAGATCACCAACCCGGCGAACGGCTACTTCTCGCCCCAGGGCGTTCCCTACCACTCGGTGGAGACCCTGATCGTCGAGGCGCCGGACCAGGGGCACGAGACGACGTCGGAGGCGTACAGCTATCTGCTGTGGCTGCAGGCGATGTACGGCAAGGTGACGGGCGACTGGTCGAAGTTCAACGGCGCCTGGGCTCTCATGGAGAAGTACATGATCCCCACCCACGCCGACCAGCCGACCAACTCGTTCTACAACGCCTCGAAGCCGGCGACGTACGCGCCCGAGTTGGACACCCCGAACGAGTATCCGGCGAAGCTCGACCCCTCGGTGCCGGTGGGATCGGATCCGATCGCCGGTGAACTGAAGACCGCATACGGTACGGACGATGTCTACGGTATGCACTGGCTGGAGGATGTCGACAACACCTACGGCTACGGCGACACGCCGGGCGGTGGGTGCGAGGCGGGGCCGACGGCGAGCGGGCCGTCGTACATCAACACCTTCCAGCGCGGAGCACAGGAGTCGGTGTGGGAGACGGTGCCGCAGCCGACCTGTGACGCCTTCAAGTACGGCGGTACGAACGGGTACTTGGACCTCTTCACCGGTGACTCCTCGTACGCCAAGCAGTGGAAGTACACCGATGCTCCGGACGCCGACGCGCGGGCCGTGCAGGCCGCGTACTGGGCCGATGTGTGGGCCAAGGAGCAGGGCAAGGGCGGTGACGTCTCCACGACCGTCGGCAAGGCGGCCAAGATGGGCGACTATCTGCGCTACGCCATGTACGACAAGTACTTCAAGAAAATCGGCAACTGCGTCGGACCGTCCACCTGCCCGGCCGGGACCGGCAAGGACGCCTCGGACTATCTGCTGTCCTGGTACTACGCGTGGGGCGGCGCGAACGACACCAGCGCGGGCTGGGCGTGGCGCATCGGGTCCAGCCATGTGCACGGGGGCTACCAAAACCCCTTGGCCGCCTACGCGTTGAGCTCGTACGCCGATCTGAAGCCCAAGTCCACGACGGGCGCGGCGGACTGGGGTACCTCGCTGTCACGGCAGTTGGAGTTCTACCGCTGGCTGCAGTCGAGCGAGGGTGCCATCGCCGGTGGGGCGACCAACAGTTGGCAGGGGCGGTACGCGAGCCCGCCGGCCGGGACGTCGACGTTCTACGGCATGTACTACGACCAGCAGCCCGTCTACCACGACCCGCCGTCCAACCAGTGGTTCGGCTTCCAGGCGTGGTCGATGGAGCGGGTCGCCGAGTACTACCAGCAGACGGGGAACGCGAGCGCGAAGGCGGTCCTCGACAAGTGGGTGGCGTGGGCGCTGTCCAAGACCACGATCAATCCGGACGGCACGTATCTGATCCCCTCGACCTTGCAGTGGTCGGGGCAGCCGGATACGTGGAACGCGTCAAGTCCCGGTGCGAACACGGGACTTCATGTCACCGTCGCCGATTACACCAATGACGTGGGGGTGGCTGCCGCGTATGCCAAGACGCTGACGTACTACGCCGCGAAGTCCGGTTCCGCTGCGGCGAAGACGACGGCGAAGGCGCTGCTCGACGGGATGTGGGGCAACTACCAGGACAGCCTGGGGATTGCCGTCCCGGAGACCCGCGCGGACTACAACCGGTTCGACGACAGTGTGTATGTGCCGAGTGGGTGGAGCGGGACGATGCCGAACGGGGACGCGGTCAACTCCGCTTCCACGTTCGCCTCGTTGAGGTCCTTCTACAAGAACGATCCGGCGTGGTCGAAGATCCAGAGCTATCTGGCGGGCGGGGCCGCGCCTGTCTTCACGTATCACCGGTTCTGGGCCCAGGCGGATATCGCGCTGGCCATGGGGTCGTACGCGGAGCTTCTTGAATAG
- a CDS encoding class I SAM-dependent methyltransferase, protein MAHEHDEKHAHHHDHTDIDWAVMGPLLESQAELFAPLYERAMAWLAKERTDPGLIVDVGSGPGVVACLFAETFPGARVVAVDFSEPLLERARTRADRQGFGDRFGTLAGELPDVLGELEYPADLLWASRSLHHLGDQRAGLAAFAERLAPGGTLAIMEGGLPARFLPRDFGIGRPGLEARIDAIEAEWFAQMRADLPGAVTETEDWPALLASAGLKHTGSRSFLLDLPAPAPDRARAYVAAWLTRVRDVYGEALDADDRATLDRLVDPEDPAGVHRRADVFVLAAHTVHTAVRTS, encoded by the coding sequence ATGGCGCACGAGCACGACGAGAAGCACGCCCACCACCACGATCACACGGACATCGACTGGGCCGTCATGGGCCCGCTGCTGGAGTCCCAGGCCGAGCTGTTCGCGCCGCTGTACGAGCGGGCGATGGCGTGGCTCGCGAAGGAGCGGACCGATCCGGGCCTGATCGTCGACGTGGGCAGCGGTCCCGGTGTGGTCGCCTGTCTGTTCGCGGAGACGTTCCCGGGTGCCCGGGTCGTCGCGGTGGACTTCTCCGAGCCGCTCCTGGAGCGGGCCCGCACCCGCGCCGACCGGCAGGGCTTCGGTGACCGGTTCGGCACGCTCGCCGGTGAACTGCCGGACGTACTGGGAGAGTTGGAGTACCCGGCCGACCTCCTGTGGGCGAGCCGCAGCCTGCACCACCTCGGTGACCAGCGTGCCGGTCTCGCCGCGTTCGCGGAGCGGCTCGCGCCCGGCGGCACCCTCGCGATCATGGAGGGCGGCCTGCCCGCCCGGTTCCTGCCCCGCGACTTCGGCATCGGCCGCCCGGGCCTCGAGGCGCGGATCGACGCGATCGAGGCGGAGTGGTTCGCGCAGATGCGCGCCGACCTGCCCGGCGCCGTCACCGAGACCGAGGACTGGCCCGCCCTTCTGGCCTCGGCCGGCCTCAAGCACACCGGCAGCCGCAGCTTCCTCCTCGATCTGCCGGCCCCGGCCCCGGACCGTGCCCGCGCGTACGTCGCGGCCTGGCTGACCCGCGTCCGTGACGTCTACGGCGAGGCCCTGGACGCCGACGACCGGGCCACCCTCGACCGGCTCGTCGACCCCGAGGACCCGGCGGGTGTGCACCGGCGCGCCGATGTGTTCGTGCTGGCCGCGCACACCGTGCACACGGCGGTGCGGACGAGCTGA
- a CDS encoding cellulase family glycosylhydrolase yields the protein MRHPPRSMLLAVAGATALVGAMVVPVVTASGATPACTVEYSVTSQWDTGFQGAVQITNNTAPVSSWSLSFDFAGGQKVTQGWNAKWSQSATTVTAANESWNGSLGTGASVSAGFLASWSGSNAVPSAFKLNGTTCNVDAQPTPPTSPPPTSPPPSGSAPALHVSGNKLVDAGGTNRRLLGVNRSGGEFMCVQGYGIWDGPADDAAVAAIADWKANVVRIPLNEECWLGLSNIKPEYAGANYIAAVKDLVAKVEAHGMTPIVELHWTYGQYTGNSAGCSDVHATCQKPMPDAQYTPSFWSSVASTFKGDQAVAFDLFNEPYPDRATSTTTQAWQCWRDGGTCPGIGYEVAGMQDLVDAVRSTGATNVIMAGGLAYSNDLSQWLAYKPTDPTGNLVAAYHVYNFNTCATESCWNSTLAPVAAQVPLVAGEIGENTCAHAFVDQVMKWFDDRGLSYLGWTWNTWDCSAGPSLISDYAGTPTAYGIGLRDHLRALNG from the coding sequence ATGCGACACCCCCCGCGTTCAATGCTTTTAGCCGTCGCCGGCGCGACCGCCCTTGTCGGGGCGATGGTCGTTCCGGTGGTCACGGCGTCCGGCGCCACTCCCGCGTGCACGGTGGAGTACTCGGTCACCAGCCAGTGGGACACCGGCTTCCAAGGTGCAGTGCAGATCACCAACAACACGGCACCGGTGAGCAGTTGGAGCCTGAGCTTCGACTTCGCCGGCGGCCAGAAGGTCACTCAGGGCTGGAACGCCAAGTGGTCCCAGTCCGCCACGACGGTCACCGCCGCCAACGAGAGCTGGAACGGCTCGCTCGGCACCGGCGCGAGCGTGAGCGCCGGGTTCCTCGCCAGTTGGTCGGGGAGCAACGCCGTACCGTCCGCGTTCAAGCTCAACGGCACGACCTGCAACGTCGATGCACAGCCGACACCACCCACATCGCCGCCCCCGACCTCACCACCGCCCAGCGGCAGCGCGCCCGCGCTGCACGTCTCCGGCAACAAGCTGGTGGACGCCGGCGGCACCAACCGGCGCCTGCTCGGCGTCAACCGGTCCGGCGGCGAGTTCATGTGCGTGCAGGGCTACGGCATCTGGGACGGCCCGGCGGACGACGCGGCCGTCGCGGCGATCGCCGACTGGAAGGCGAACGTGGTCCGCATTCCGCTCAACGAGGAGTGCTGGCTGGGCCTTTCGAACATCAAGCCCGAGTACGCGGGCGCCAACTACATCGCCGCCGTCAAGGACCTGGTGGCGAAGGTCGAGGCGCACGGCATGACACCGATCGTCGAACTGCACTGGACCTACGGCCAGTACACCGGCAACTCGGCGGGCTGCTCCGACGTGCACGCCACCTGCCAGAAGCCGATGCCGGACGCGCAGTACACCCCGTCGTTCTGGTCCTCGGTCGCCAGCACCTTCAAGGGTGACCAGGCCGTCGCGTTCGACCTGTTCAACGAGCCGTATCCGGACCGCGCCACCTCCACGACCACCCAGGCGTGGCAGTGCTGGCGGGACGGCGGCACCTGCCCCGGCATCGGGTACGAGGTCGCCGGTATGCAGGATCTCGTCGACGCCGTACGGTCGACCGGCGCCACGAACGTGATCATGGCCGGTGGGCTCGCGTACTCGAACGACCTCAGCCAGTGGCTGGCCTACAAGCCCACCGATCCGACCGGCAATCTCGTCGCCGCGTACCACGTGTACAACTTCAACACCTGCGCGACCGAGAGCTGCTGGAACTCCACACTCGCCCCCGTCGCGGCCCAAGTGCCGCTGGTGGCAGGGGAGATCGGCGAGAACACCTGCGCGCACGCCTTCGTCGACCAGGTCATGAAGTGGTTCGACGACCGCGGGCTCTCGTATCTCGGCTGGACCTGGAACACCTGGGACTGTTCCGCCGGTCCGTCCCTGATCTCCGACTACGCCGGAACGCCCACGGCGTACGGCATCGGGCTGCGTGACCATCTGCGTGCCCTCAACGGATAG
- a CDS encoding glycoside hydrolase family 6 protein, whose amino-acid sequence MSRTRTALLAALVLVAGASGTAVAAAPSADAGIAAIPCSVDYKVQNQWDTGFTAAVTVTNNSAAKSSWAVKWSYAGNQKVTSGWNAKISQSGTAVTAANETYNGSLGTGSSVSFGFNGSYSGTNALPTAFTLDGVTCNVDDGSGGGGGGGTDPGTRVDNPYAGAKVYVNPEWSAKAAAETGGSRISSQPTGVWLDRIAAINGVSGGMGLRAHLDAALAQKSTGQEVVQLVVYDLPGRDCAALASNGELGPTEIGRYETEFIDPIAAILADTKYASLRIVTTIEIDSLPNLVTNTGSKATATPQCDTMLANGNYVKGVGYALNKLGAIPNVYNYIDAGHHGWLGWDDNFAPSANLFYQAANAEGATVNDVAGFITNTANYSALKENNFTINDSVNGVSVRQSKWVDWNRYVDEQSYAQAFRSQLVSVGFNSGIGMLIDTSRNGWGGSARPTGPGATTSVDTYVDGGRYDRRIQVGNWCNQSGAGLGERPQAAPATGIDAYVWMKPPGESDGSSTAIANDEGKGFDRMCDPTYTGNARNGNNMSGALANAPLSGHWFSAQFQQLMANAYPPL is encoded by the coding sequence ATGAGCCGTACCAGAACAGCGTTGCTCGCTGCCTTGGTGCTCGTCGCCGGGGCCTCGGGGACGGCGGTCGCCGCCGCCCCCTCGGCTGACGCCGGTATCGCCGCGATCCCCTGCAGCGTCGACTACAAGGTGCAGAACCAGTGGGACACCGGCTTCACCGCCGCCGTCACGGTCACCAACAACTCGGCCGCCAAGTCGAGTTGGGCCGTGAAGTGGTCGTACGCCGGCAATCAGAAGGTCACCAGCGGCTGGAACGCGAAGATCAGCCAGAGCGGGACCGCCGTCACGGCGGCCAACGAGACCTACAACGGGAGCCTGGGGACCGGGAGTTCGGTCAGCTTCGGCTTCAACGGCTCCTACAGCGGCACCAACGCGCTCCCGACCGCCTTCACCCTCGACGGCGTGACCTGCAACGTCGACGACGGCAGCGGTGGGGGAGGCGGTGGCGGCACCGATCCCGGCACCCGGGTCGACAACCCGTACGCGGGCGCCAAGGTGTACGTGAACCCGGAATGGTCGGCGAAGGCCGCCGCCGAGACCGGCGGCAGTCGGATCTCCAGCCAGCCCACCGGCGTCTGGCTCGACCGCATCGCGGCCATCAACGGCGTCAGCGGCGGGATGGGCCTGCGCGCCCACCTCGACGCGGCGCTCGCCCAGAAGAGCACCGGCCAAGAGGTCGTCCAGCTCGTCGTCTACGACCTGCCCGGACGTGACTGCGCGGCCCTCGCCTCCAACGGCGAACTCGGCCCGACCGAAATCGGCCGCTACGAGACCGAGTTCATCGATCCGATCGCCGCGATCCTCGCCGACACCAAGTACGCCTCGCTGCGGATCGTCACCACGATCGAGATCGACTCGCTGCCCAACCTGGTGACCAACACCGGCAGCAAGGCCACCGCGACCCCGCAGTGCGACACGATGCTCGCCAACGGCAACTACGTGAAGGGCGTCGGCTACGCGCTCAACAAGCTCGGCGCGATCCCCAACGTCTACAACTACATCGACGCCGGACACCACGGCTGGCTCGGCTGGGACGACAACTTCGCCCCCTCCGCGAACCTCTTCTACCAGGCCGCGAACGCCGAGGGCGCGACCGTGAACGACGTGGCCGGCTTCATCACCAACACGGCCAACTACAGCGCCCTGAAGGAGAACAACTTCACCATCAACGACAGCGTGAACGGTGTCTCCGTGCGCCAGTCCAAGTGGGTCGACTGGAACCGCTACGTGGACGAGCAGTCGTACGCCCAGGCGTTCCGCAGCCAGTTGGTGTCGGTGGGCTTCAACTCCGGTATCGGCATGCTGATCGACACCTCCAGGAACGGATGGGGCGGTTCCGCCAGGCCGACGGGTCCGGGTGCGACGACCAGCGTGGACACATACGTCGACGGTGGCCGCTACGACCGCCGCATCCAGGTCGGCAACTGGTGCAACCAGTCAGGTGCCGGCCTCGGCGAGCGTCCGCAGGCCGCCCCCGCGACCGGGATCGACGCCTACGTGTGGATGAAGCCGCCGGGTGAGTCCGACGGTTCCAGCACCGCCATCGCCAACGACGAGGGCAAGGGCTTCGACCGGATGTGCGACCCGACGTACACGGGCAACGCGCGCAACGGCAACAACATGTCGGGCGCGCTGGCGAACGCCCCGCTGTCCGGGCACTGGTTCTCGGCGCAGTTCCAGCAGTTGATGGCGAACGCGTACCCGCCCCTGTAG